One window from the genome of Salisaeta longa DSM 21114 encodes:
- a CDS encoding helix-turn-helix domain-containing protein, with product MMTSNPSFAVSEARIDKRATRLTHAIAERIRDAMGNMTQRALAEDLGYRSGSTVSAHLNGRTNLTLKTVVRYAVALDADIVFVPNVKRPKKRRRRGGKRTISKERKALADIDPVKRKLHRLLTDLTARIGQIIEADNELSQRELARRMDRDEAYVSRGLAGGINFTLKTIAAFEEALGTRLLAVAGNGANGSSTTHKQGAFVPQVQASSDGGYCKDTSGTATRAVTFSDYLIRKEQTATEDEELQAA from the coding sequence ATGATGACTTCGAACCCTTCATTCGCTGTCTCCGAAGCGCGCATCGACAAGCGCGCCACCCGCTTGACCCACGCGATTGCGGAACGCATCCGCGACGCAATGGGCAACATGACGCAACGCGCCCTCGCCGAGGATCTTGGATACCGCAGCGGATCAACCGTGAGCGCGCACCTCAACGGTCGCACCAACCTGACGCTGAAGACGGTAGTGCGCTATGCTGTGGCGTTGGATGCAGACATCGTTTTCGTGCCCAATGTGAAGCGCCCGAAGAAACGCCGCCGTCGCGGGGGCAAGCGCACCATTTCGAAGGAGCGGAAGGCGCTGGCTGACATCGATCCGGTGAAGCGGAAGCTGCATCGGTTGCTGACGGATCTGACGGCTCGCATCGGCCAGATCATTGAAGCGGACAATGAGCTGTCGCAGCGTGAACTTGCGCGCAGGATGGATCGAGACGAAGCCTACGTCAGCCGTGGCCTGGCGGGAGGCATCAACTTCACGCTGAAGACGATTGCAGCGTTCGAGGAGGCGTTGGGTACACGCTTGCTTGCCGTAGCGGGCAATGGCGCAAATGGATCAAGCACAACGCACAAGCAAGGGGCGTTCGTCCCGCAGGTGCAGGCATCCAGCGACGGTGGGTACTGTAAGGATACGAGCGGCACGGCTACGCGAGCCGTTACGTTCTCCGACTATCTGATTCGCAAAGAACAAACGGCCACAGAAGATGAAGAGCTCCAAGCGGCTTAA
- a CDS encoding type I restriction-modification system subunit M yields the protein MQTHNEIVSFLWGTANLIRDSFKRGKYQDVILPFTVLRRIDSVLQPTKEDVLQAYHTYKDDLDNLDGLLRKKAGYAFYNTSNYTFERLLQEDPAQLADNLKAYIAGFSPNMRDVIDKFDFRNTIDKLAQAGLLFQVMERFKNADLHPDTVSNEQMGLVFEELIRKFNEALDENPGEHFTPREVVRLMTELVLAGKTDVLGEAGRVFRICDPCCGTGGMLTAARDRIFEMNADADIYLYGQEVNPETYAVCKSDLYLKTEDGRDADRIAFGSTLSKDKHAGQRFDFQLANPPYGKDWKRDKKDVTDEAERGASGRFEAGTPRISDGQLLFLQHMIAHMKPPSEGGGRISIIMNGSPLFTGDAGSGESEIRRWLLENDWVEAIIQLPEQLFYNTGIATYVWVLTNVKEAARRGTVQLIDASDMWQPMRKSLGDKRRYIGEGANGDPDQVAEILSLYNTMDDNDDRVRVFNTEDFGYRKIRVERPLRLNIVPSDERIEQVWEQRYFKRLAESKKKDPEARQRAIDEGERTQKQIVALLKTMPAEKHTNYADFRDRLKQRLKDEGIKVRKPVRTDILDALSAKDPDADPVRDTKGRLESDTDLRDYENVPLSEDVFAYFEREVKPHVPDAYIDEDYTDEQDGRVGRVGYEINFNRYFYEYEPPRPLAEIEADIRAIESDIVDMLTEVTA from the coding sequence ATGCAGACCCACAACGAGATCGTCTCCTTTCTTTGGGGAACCGCCAACCTGATCCGCGACTCCTTCAAGCGCGGCAAATACCAGGACGTCATTCTGCCCTTCACCGTCCTTCGACGCATTGACAGCGTGCTGCAACCGACAAAGGAGGACGTGCTGCAGGCGTATCACACCTACAAGGACGACCTGGATAACCTGGACGGCCTGCTCCGCAAGAAGGCCGGATACGCTTTCTACAATACGTCGAACTACACCTTCGAGCGGCTGCTGCAGGAGGATCCGGCGCAGCTCGCGGACAACCTGAAGGCCTACATTGCAGGCTTCTCGCCAAACATGCGGGACGTAATCGACAAGTTCGACTTCCGCAATACGATCGACAAACTGGCGCAGGCTGGGCTGCTCTTCCAGGTCATGGAGCGGTTCAAGAATGCCGACCTGCATCCGGATACGGTGTCGAACGAGCAGATGGGCCTCGTCTTCGAGGAACTGATCCGCAAGTTCAACGAGGCGCTGGACGAGAATCCCGGGGAGCACTTTACGCCGCGCGAGGTCGTGCGCCTGATGACCGAATTGGTGCTGGCGGGCAAAACCGATGTGCTGGGCGAGGCCGGGCGCGTCTTCCGGATCTGCGATCCGTGCTGCGGGACCGGCGGGATGCTGACGGCGGCCCGCGACCGCATCTTCGAGATGAACGCTGACGCCGACATCTACCTGTACGGACAAGAGGTGAACCCCGAAACGTATGCGGTCTGCAAGTCGGATCTTTACCTGAAGACCGAGGATGGCCGCGACGCCGACCGGATCGCGTTCGGCTCCACGCTCTCAAAAGACAAGCATGCCGGGCAGCGGTTCGACTTCCAGCTCGCCAATCCGCCGTACGGTAAGGACTGGAAGCGTGACAAGAAGGATGTGACGGATGAAGCGGAGCGCGGGGCCTCCGGGCGCTTCGAGGCCGGAACGCCGCGCATCTCGGATGGGCAACTGCTCTTTCTGCAGCATATGATCGCCCACATGAAGCCGCCGAGCGAGGGCGGCGGGCGCATCTCGATTATCATGAACGGCTCGCCCCTCTTCACGGGGGATGCCGGAAGCGGCGAGAGCGAAATTCGCCGGTGGCTGCTCGAAAACGATTGGGTTGAAGCGATCATCCAGCTTCCGGAGCAGCTGTTCTACAACACCGGCATCGCCACCTACGTGTGGGTCCTCACGAACGTGAAGGAGGCGGCGCGTCGCGGCACCGTGCAGCTCATCGACGCTTCCGACATGTGGCAGCCGATGCGCAAAAGCCTCGGCGACAAGCGCCGCTACATCGGCGAGGGCGCGAACGGCGACCCGGACCAAGTGGCCGAGATCTTGTCGCTCTACAACACGATGGACGACAACGACGACCGCGTCCGCGTCTTCAATACCGAGGACTTCGGCTACCGTAAGATCCGCGTCGAGCGTCCGCTGCGCCTCAACATCGTGCCCAGCGACGAGCGCATTGAGCAGGTGTGGGAGCAGCGCTACTTCAAGCGCCTGGCCGAGAGCAAGAAGAAGGACCCCGAGGCACGGCAGCGGGCGATCGACGAAGGCGAGCGCACCCAAAAGCAGATCGTGGCCCTTCTGAAGACGATGCCAGCGGAGAAGCACACCAACTACGCCGACTTCCGCGACAGGCTGAAACAGCGGCTCAAGGACGAAGGCATCAAGGTGCGGAAGCCCGTGCGCACCGACATCCTCGATGCCCTCTCCGCGAAAGACCCCGACGCCGATCCGGTCCGCGACACCAAGGGCCGCCTCGAATCCGACACCGACCTGCGCGACTACGAAAACGTGCCGCTGAGCGAGGACGTGTTTGCGTATTTCGAGCGCGAGGTAAAACCGCACGTGCCCGACGCCTACATCGACGAAGACTACACCGACGAGCAAGACGGACGCGTCGGGCGCGTTGGCTATGAGATCAACTTCAACCGCTACTTCTACGAATACGAGCCGCCGCGCCCGCTCGCAGAGATCGAGGCGGACATCCGCGCCATCGAAAGCGACATCGTGGACATGCTGACGGAGGTGACAGCATGA
- a CDS encoding Fic family protein — MSIDVGALVEELKQTGEDDRITGGNQTYYEPTDRLLAPPSQVQPDLFDNEQTAGGEATTQDERETTQADEQSSKLEEETQKLEEETQKPKDATQKLDALVSGGPLPDALRQMILEVRGQRTSRERLEDVIHALCAWRALSSSEVAALLDKNPSHISSSYLAPMTKDGRLERTRPDAPRSPNQTYRTASDK, encoded by the coding sequence ATGAGCATAGACGTTGGTGCGCTGGTTGAAGAGCTCAAACAGACAGGTGAGGATGATCGGATTACTGGAGGTAACCAAACCTACTACGAACCCACCGACCGATTGCTCGCCCCTCCAAGTCAAGTCCAGCCGGATCTTTTCGATAACGAACAGACTGCTGGAGGCGAAGCAACCACCCAAGATGAAAGAGAAACCACACAAGCTGACGAGCAATCCTCAAAGCTTGAGGAGGAAACCCAAAAGCTTGAGGAGGAAACCCAAAAGCCAAAAGACGCAACCCAAAAGCTGGATGCGTTGGTATCTGGGGGCCCCCTCCCGGACGCACTCAGGCAGATGATCCTTGAAGTACGAGGCCAAAGAACCTCGCGTGAGAGGTTGGAAGACGTGATTCATGCATTGTGTGCATGGCGCGCTCTTTCATCTTCGGAGGTGGCGGCACTTCTTGACAAAAACCCATCTCACATCAGCAGTAGTTATCTGGCTCCAATGACGAAAGACGGTCGGTTGGAGCGCACCCGCCCCGACGCGCCCCGCAGCCCTAACCAAACGTACCGTACAGCTTCAGACAAGTAG
- a CDS encoding DUF4145 domain-containing protein: MSSSFSFLEDQEPDLYQLARIAEDLVHRSPTTCLRELRTFGEVLTKRFMQFENLAVEGMTQHDRLVKLQEAGIMPEPIVTCMHQIRMRGNDASHNNEGSDQRAQRQLRNAWTAARWVHERLYPQASRPSSFQLPNPKEERSHEAVREELELLRDRLAKVEDERTEARSSTSVAHLENHIKELEQKIQQRSTASTARSTPKPSSAPRGPSIGTRIGASLRSVSSRLGRALQAIRQTVQSIVGAVWRGISKTVRMVVRAVRRVVRWAVILALVGATFFYFPTLYRTGMGWLPQEARKGLPAPTVVEETHRTVLPIQTRATIVESVARGWEILRTEGKELAGDAKAVLVDQWKAWQSEKSASETR; this comes from the coding sequence ATGTCATCATCCTTTTCTTTTTTAGAAGACCAAGAGCCGGATCTCTACCAGCTGGCACGTATAGCCGAAGATCTCGTGCATCGCTCCCCCACCACCTGTCTGCGCGAGCTGCGCACCTTCGGGGAGGTGCTTACCAAACGCTTCATGCAGTTTGAGAACCTTGCAGTAGAAGGAATGACGCAGCATGACCGGCTTGTCAAGTTGCAGGAAGCCGGCATCATGCCCGAGCCCATTGTAACCTGCATGCATCAGATCCGAATGCGGGGGAACGACGCAAGCCACAACAATGAAGGGAGCGACCAGCGAGCGCAACGCCAACTGCGTAACGCATGGACGGCAGCCCGTTGGGTCCATGAGCGCCTGTACCCGCAGGCATCTCGCCCATCCTCATTTCAGCTTCCCAATCCCAAGGAAGAACGAAGCCACGAGGCCGTTCGCGAAGAGCTAGAGCTGCTCCGCGACCGCTTGGCAAAAGTAGAAGATGAACGTACTGAAGCACGTTCGTCTACGTCTGTAGCGCACTTGGAGAACCACATCAAAGAGCTTGAACAGAAGATCCAGCAGCGTAGCACCGCTTCGACGGCAAGGTCGACTCCAAAGCCTTCATCAGCCCCACGGGGGCCGTCCATTGGCACGCGTATAGGAGCTTCGCTACGATCTGTAAGCAGCCGTTTGGGGCGTGCGCTTCAAGCAATTCGCCAAACGGTGCAATCCATTGTGGGGGCTGTTTGGAGGGGCATCAGCAAGACGGTCCGAATGGTTGTGCGCGCCGTGCGGCGGGTGGTGCGGTGGGCGGTCATTCTCGCACTGGTGGGGGCGACATTTTTCTATTTTCCCACGTTGTATCGAACGGGGATGGGCTGGCTGCCGCAGGAGGCGCGCAAGGGATTGCCCGCTCCAACAGTGGTAGAGGAGACGCACCGCACGGTTTTGCCAATCCAAACGCGCGCCACTATCGTGGAATCCGTTGCGAGGGGCTGGGAGATTCTGCGCACCGAGGGCAAAGAACTGGCCGGTGATGCAAAAGCGGTCCTTGTCGATCAGTGGAAGGCGTGGCAGTCGGAAAAAAGCGCATCGGAGACCCGTTAA
- a CDS encoding restriction endonuclease subunit S: MSASNAPNIARPSASNADARVSPLPRYDAYKDSGVDWLGKIPEHWETIRLKFQSAFKGGGTPSKDNKEYWSGDIPWVSPKDMKADRITDTQDHITPEAVKESSTSLVEPGSVLIVVRSGILKHTIPVAINSVQVALNQDLKAMTPAEDLDSAFLAYLIRGKNDVLLLEWTNSGTTVESLEQDRIANTEVPVPPLPEQRAIAAYLDRETARIDALLDKKQRLIELLEEKRTALISHAVTKGLDDDAEMQDSGVEWLEKIPESWSTARLRFLLETSPSKTEVKDWDPETEVSFVPMESVGEGGGLDLSETKPLEDVVSGYTYFRNQDVLVAKITPCFENGKGALARDLENGVGFGTTELHVLRPGDNLDARFLFYTTMSHPFRKMGESTMYGAGGQKRVSDDFIQNLRWPIPPLAEQRAIATYLDRETARIDALVDKIRDGIARLKEYRTALVSAAVTGRIDVRGQV, translated from the coding sequence ATGAGCGCAAGCAACGCCCCCAACATCGCCCGCCCCTCCGCCTCGAACGCCGACGCACGTGTGTCGCCTCTCCCCCGCTACGACGCCTACAAAGATTCGGGCGTGGACTGGCTGGGGAAGATTCCGGAGCATTGGGAGACAATTCGCCTCAAGTTCCAGTCGGCATTCAAGGGGGGAGGAACGCCGTCAAAGGACAACAAGGAGTATTGGTCAGGAGACATTCCGTGGGTCTCCCCAAAGGACATGAAGGCAGACAGAATCACGGATACCCAAGACCACATCACACCGGAGGCAGTAAAGGAGAGCTCTACAAGTTTGGTAGAGCCTGGAAGCGTCTTAATCGTGGTGCGCTCCGGCATTCTGAAGCATACAATTCCAGTTGCGATTAACTCGGTTCAGGTGGCTCTGAACCAGGACTTGAAGGCGATGACACCAGCCGAAGACCTCGACTCTGCGTTTTTGGCATACCTCATTCGCGGTAAGAATGACGTTCTCCTCCTCGAATGGACGAATTCGGGGACGACAGTAGAGAGCCTGGAGCAGGACCGGATAGCGAATACGGAAGTGCCCGTCCCGCCCCTCCCCGAGCAGCGCGCCATCGCCGCATACCTCGACCGCGAGACCGCGCGCATCGACGCCCTCCTCGACAAGAAGCAGCGCCTGATCGAGCTGCTGGAGGAGAAGCGCACTGCCCTCATCAGTCACGCCGTCACCAAGGGCCTGGACGACGACGCGGAGATGCAGGACTCGGGCGTGGAGTGGCTAGAGAAAATTCCAGAATCGTGGTCCACTGCTCGGCTGCGATTTCTACTGGAAACGTCGCCGTCGAAGACTGAGGTCAAAGACTGGGACCCTGAGACGGAGGTGTCTTTCGTACCGATGGAGTCCGTTGGGGAAGGCGGCGGTTTGGATTTGAGTGAAACGAAACCTCTGGAAGACGTTGTTAGCGGGTACACTTACTTTCGAAACCAGGACGTGCTCGTCGCGAAGATTACTCCGTGCTTTGAAAACGGGAAAGGTGCTCTGGCACGGGATCTCGAAAATGGAGTTGGCTTCGGCACAACAGAGCTTCACGTGCTTCGGCCCGGAGACAATCTTGACGCCCGTTTTCTCTTTTATACGACCATGTCCCACCCCTTCCGGAAAATGGGGGAATCGACGATGTACGGAGCGGGAGGTCAGAAGCGGGTGTCTGACGACTTCATCCAGAACCTCCGGTGGCCCATCCCGCCCCTCGCCGAACAGCGCGCCATCGCCACGTACCTCGACCGCGAGACCGCGCGCATCGACGCGTTGGTGGACAAGATCCGTGACGGCATCGCCCGGCTGAAGGAGTACCGCACGGCGCTCGTTTCGGCGGCGGTGACGGGACGGATTGACGTGCGGGGGCAGGTATAA
- a CDS encoding condensin complex protein MksE — MTDLPHLSEIFSQLRRGYHYTPADGEVFRILWQRFDAYKAAFEAFGMDLRKHRERTVYLFAGSSQNPGKKARAMGLFVLVLVEWMSNEYPTIVPDFFDTWWHVDDLPHLASERYATYMEQVGVTNTADLNSVIGSLTRYGFAETRADGAFQFRTAAHRFLDLCIEAVEMTPDAEPNETEPDGPSAPRPPDS; from the coding sequence ATGACTGACCTTCCGCATCTCTCCGAGATCTTCAGCCAACTTCGTCGAGGCTACCATTACACCCCTGCTGATGGAGAAGTCTTTCGGATCCTTTGGCAGCGGTTTGATGCGTACAAGGCGGCGTTTGAGGCATTTGGTATGGACCTGCGGAAGCACCGTGAACGCACGGTCTACCTTTTTGCTGGCTCCTCGCAAAATCCAGGCAAGAAAGCGCGAGCCATGGGATTGTTTGTGCTAGTTTTGGTCGAATGGATGAGCAACGAGTATCCGACGATCGTGCCGGACTTCTTCGACACCTGGTGGCACGTTGATGATCTTCCCCATCTTGCGTCCGAACGTTACGCCACGTACATGGAACAGGTGGGTGTGACGAATACCGCCGACCTTAATAGCGTCATCGGGTCGCTTACGAGGTACGGCTTTGCCGAGACCCGCGCCGATGGGGCCTTTCAGTTTCGAACTGCAGCCCACCGCTTTCTGGATCTATGTATAGAGGCTGTTGAAATGACTCCAGATGCGGAGCCCAATGAGACCGAACCTGACGGTCCTTCCGCTCCTCGCCCCCCCGATTCGTAA
- a CDS encoding MotA/TolQ/ExbB proton channel family protein — protein MLGIPWYLVPIVGYLLLYAGLYFGPLLWRVTISAPGDAVETLERRIQKEVRKEKKRRAAPNGTTKEEAGMASDESPGDESLNEEAPNEEASYAEGRAFSEADDDRPPSAKDDPTERSLLSRTLESSFSSRIVQQAVEQLRTKYPHADFRRFELERLPAYAAYDERLTAARNMAGLFVLFGLLGTMIKLNSIVRQIGASAAKNQVAADVFLSDMGNIMADIGGAFDSSIWGLAAMILFLVAIGVLDRWMQKTFDTLDRTIQLEVVPGLSKLQLMQAPNLSIGDLIDETSGLLNKLNHSVEGMTEGMNASLGELATEINKMMQDFGSFQNQYAQLNDLITYLKEYTESVDNATSAIKGASHTLANPISQMNHDLNETIREHMGVVGESITASANDRDALIKSFRAVENDLKRQTEEIRTLARASFDAMEGQQSRNEEILEKEIELLAEQSDAVQAELRAVAEALQMANSEQLAEIIAQLKERVDASSDTLASSAGALSSSATDISQSAQELRRASNGMKISKTSPNSAFEWIYRAVQEARNGSN, from the coding sequence ATGCTTGGTATTCCGTGGTATCTCGTCCCAATCGTTGGATATCTCCTGCTATATGCCGGATTGTACTTTGGGCCGCTGCTGTGGCGCGTGACGATCAGCGCGCCGGGCGACGCGGTAGAAACGTTGGAGCGACGGATCCAAAAAGAAGTGCGCAAGGAAAAGAAGCGCAGGGCTGCCCCCAACGGTACAACGAAGGAAGAGGCCGGCATGGCCTCCGATGAGTCTCCCGGCGATGAGTCTCTTAACGAGGAGGCTCCCAACGAGGAAGCATCTTATGCCGAAGGCCGCGCCTTCTCCGAGGCAGACGATGATCGTCCACCGTCCGCTAAAGACGACCCCACGGAACGAAGTCTGCTTTCTCGCACACTGGAGAGCTCATTTTCGAGTCGCATCGTGCAGCAGGCGGTTGAGCAGCTGCGCACCAAGTACCCACATGCCGACTTCCGGCGGTTCGAGCTGGAGCGGTTGCCGGCGTACGCGGCTTACGACGAACGCCTCACCGCCGCCCGCAACATGGCCGGGCTGTTCGTCTTGTTCGGATTGCTGGGTACCATGATTAAGCTTAACAGCATCGTCCGCCAAATTGGAGCCTCGGCGGCAAAAAACCAGGTAGCGGCCGATGTCTTTCTGAGCGACATGGGCAATATCATGGCCGATATTGGAGGGGCATTTGACAGCAGCATCTGGGGGCTGGCCGCCATGATTCTCTTTCTCGTTGCTATTGGCGTGCTCGACCGCTGGATGCAAAAGACCTTCGACACGCTCGACCGGACGATACAACTGGAGGTAGTGCCAGGACTCTCGAAGCTGCAACTGATGCAGGCACCCAACCTGTCCATTGGCGACCTGATTGATGAAACCAGCGGCCTGCTGAACAAACTGAATCACTCGGTGGAAGGCATGACAGAGGGCATGAATGCCTCCCTGGGCGAGCTAGCCACCGAGATTAATAAAATGATGCAAGACTTTGGCTCCTTCCAAAACCAGTATGCGCAACTCAACGACCTCATCACCTATCTGAAGGAGTACACCGAAAGCGTTGACAATGCAACCTCTGCAATTAAAGGGGCAAGCCACACGCTGGCAAACCCAATCAGCCAGATGAACCACGACCTAAACGAAACCATCCGCGAGCACATGGGGGTGGTGGGCGAGTCCATTACGGCCAGCGCCAACGACCGCGATGCGCTCATTAAAAGTTTTCGAGCTGTTGAGAACGACCTCAAGCGCCAGACCGAGGAGATCCGGACCCTGGCGCGCGCGAGCTTCGACGCGATGGAGGGACAACAATCGCGCAATGAGGAAATTCTGGAGAAGGAGATTGAACTGCTTGCTGAGCAGAGCGACGCCGTGCAGGCCGAGTTGCGCGCTGTAGCCGAGGCACTGCAAATGGCCAACAGCGAACAACTGGCCGAGATTATCGCACAGCTCAAGGAACGCGTAGACGCCAGCTCCGACACCTTGGCAAGCAGCGCCGGTGCCTTATCAAGCAGCGCCACCGATATTTCCCAAAGCGCCCAAGAGCTACGGCGCGCCTCCAACGGAATGAAGATCAGTAAGACCAGTCCGAACTCGGCGTTTGAGTGGATCTACCGTGCGGTACAGGAGGCGCGTAATGGAAGCAATTGA
- a CDS encoding cell division protein ZapB: MIASARRPQPHSPYRLVCALLALVGLAALGGAPPAEVKLKLLYETPDSSNTLPKGTVVLVLQRKGSKAQTLAEVYREAKPRTALKSALVKAGKDSLGAVRDTLDAQGETKDKYQKKEIYYLLAETPDGVLYESTVYGSEGESRVAGFDLVKSGKMTMHPVPKDAREQMDGAFSQAMGDSSPEDDGKQKDKPGGSGPKDGGWGLWLWGVLGIVAVGGVALWLVWRRRAGHPGPPEKHHAKVKEAENYQESNRKTHNVGDPTEPRGKRVDSIRLKTPGGEATASDSASPAPDARAPLQDELDALRQENKRLKQEKQTLEDKIAALEGDNDPATSTGTAASSAAAAPTAPPKQTPQEKVGDVFTTWCTSQPATMVDRYYVFKNKVEAIASDVQFRRIFREKNASGILFTKNASDPVEHWLVEIRGEYLLLPQPSRGRFSELAPCFGGENMPPSAISSATPAVLKRKNGRFVLAQKGRVS, from the coding sequence ATGATTGCTTCCGCCCGACGCCCACAGCCCCACAGCCCATATCGTCTTGTTTGCGCGCTCCTGGCGCTTGTGGGGCTCGCGGCCCTCGGGGGGGCGCCACCGGCCGAGGTTAAGCTAAAACTGCTCTACGAGACCCCTGATTCGTCAAATACGCTGCCAAAAGGTACGGTCGTGCTCGTGCTGCAGCGCAAAGGCAGCAAAGCACAAACGCTTGCGGAGGTGTATCGCGAAGCGAAGCCGCGCACGGCGCTAAAGAGTGCGCTTGTTAAGGCAGGCAAAGACTCGCTGGGAGCTGTGCGCGACACGTTGGACGCACAAGGGGAAACCAAGGACAAATACCAAAAAAAGGAAATCTACTACCTCTTGGCTGAAACGCCGGATGGTGTGCTGTACGAAAGCACCGTATACGGATCAGAGGGCGAGAGCAGGGTAGCTGGCTTTGATTTAGTCAAGAGCGGCAAGATGACTATGCACCCCGTGCCAAAGGATGCGCGCGAGCAGATGGATGGGGCATTCAGTCAAGCCATGGGTGACTCATCACCCGAGGACGATGGGAAGCAAAAGGACAAGCCTGGGGGTTCAGGACCGAAAGACGGCGGGTGGGGGCTCTGGCTGTGGGGAGTCCTTGGCATTGTAGCCGTAGGCGGCGTGGCCTTGTGGTTGGTTTGGCGCAGGCGCGCGGGGCACCCGGGGCCTCCCGAAAAACACCATGCGAAGGTGAAAGAAGCCGAGAACTATCAGGAAAGCAATCGAAAGACACACAACGTAGGAGATCCAACAGAGCCTAGGGGTAAGCGGGTTGACAGCATACGCCTGAAGACGCCGGGCGGAGAAGCTACGGCCTCCGACTCCGCGTCTCCTGCACCTGATGCGCGGGCCCCGCTTCAGGACGAACTGGACGCGCTGCGACAAGAAAACAAACGGCTCAAGCAAGAGAAGCAAACCCTCGAAGATAAAATAGCAGCGCTGGAGGGTGACAACGATCCCGCCACCTCCACTGGGACGGCGGCCTCGTCGGCGGCCGCTGCTCCAACGGCGCCTCCGAAGCAAACCCCTCAGGAAAAAGTGGGCGACGTTTTTACTACCTGGTGCACGAGCCAGCCCGCCACGATGGTTGACAGATATTATGTCTTCAAAAACAAGGTGGAGGCTATCGCATCAGACGTTCAATTTCGGCGGATCTTCCGTGAGAAAAATGCTTCGGGTATCTTGTTTACCAAGAATGCCAGCGACCCGGTTGAGCACTGGCTCGTGGAGATTCGCGGCGAGTACTTGCTGCTTCCGCAGCCTTCTCGCGGACGCTTTTCAGAGCTTGCGCCCTGTTTTGGGGGCGAAAACATGCCCCCGTCGGCTATATCCAGCGCAACGCCGGCTGTTTTGAAGCGAAAGAATGGTCGGTTCGTCCTAGCGCAAAAAGGCCGCGTATCGTAG